The following DNA comes from Gordonia zhaorongruii.
CGTCGACGTCGCCGAGACCGTCGCCTACTTCGCCAACCCGGCGTCGAACGCGGTCACCGGCAACGTGGTCCGCGTCTGCGGCCAGAGCCTGCTGGGTGCCTGATGAGCACTGTCACGCTCACCAGCCTCCCCGGCAGCGCCGAGATCTACCCGAAGGCCGTCGGCGCCATGCTGCCGGTCGTGGGCAAGCCTGCGCGCGTCGAGCCGGACGCGGTGGTTCCCGACACCGTCTACCGGATCGAGAACGTCCAGGTCGATCGAGGCCGTCTCGCGCAGTACTGCCACGCAACCGGACTCCCGTACGGTGATCAGCTCCCGCTGACCTACCTGTTCGTGCTCCAGTTCCCGCTGGCGATGACGTCCATGGTCGATCCGAAGTTCCCGTTCGGAGCGGTCGGCTCAGTGCACGTCGAGAACACGATCGAGCGTTTCCGCGAGATCGGCGTCGACGAGTCGCTGACGATCGAGACCCATGCGGAGAACCTGCGCGAGCACCGCAAGGGCATGCTCATCGACATGGTCTCGGAGTTCTTCGTGGGCACCGAGCGCGTCGCGGTGCAGACGTCGACGTTCCTCAAGCAGCAGCGCACGAGCCTGTCCGGCGAGGAGCGAGGCCCGGCCCCCAAGGAAGCCGTCCCGGCACCGCCGAGCCGTCTGATCTCCGTCGACCTCGGTCTCATCCGCAAGTACGCGGAGGCGTCCGGCGACCGGAACCCGATCCACATGGCCGACCTGAGCGCCAAGGCCTTCGGCTTCAGCGGCGCCATCGCGCACGGAATGTGGTCCGCGGCAACGGCGCTCGCGAACATCGAGGCTAAGCTGCCCGGCTCGGTCAGCTACTCGGTCAAGTTCGGCAAGCCGATCATGCTGCCCGCCAAGGTGAACGAGTACGTGAACCAGAAGGACGGGAACGAGGGCTTCGACGTCTCGATCCTGAACCGCCGCAAGGGCTACCCGCACTTGACGGCAACGGTCCGCCCGCTCGGCTGACCACCGCTCGACGACAGATGCGCCGCCCGTGATTCACGGGCGGCGCATCTGTCATTGCTCGGCAGTTCTGCTCGCATCGCCAACACGTATGCAGCTCGCACCAGGCCATGACGCCCCAGTCGTGACATCTAGGGGTCGGTGATGCGGGGTCACTCAGGCGGAATGGCCGATCCGACACCGCGAAGGCCACGCCAGGTGATACCCAGGAGCAGCTCGGTGGCCGTTTCCAGGTCGACGTCACCCGCAGAGATGCGGTCGGCGACGGCCTCACCGGCGCCGACGATGGCGACGGCGGTCAACTCGAAGTCGATGTCTCCCGCGCTGTCGACGGTGGTGCCGCGACGGATGAGGTCCGTGACCATCTCGGTGATGCTCCGGCGAGCGTCCTCGACGATGTGCGTGAAGCCGGTGGCGCCGGCCGCCACGCGGTACAGCACCCGCCAGGACTGCGAGTGCT
Coding sequences within:
- a CDS encoding MaoC/PaaZ C-terminal domain-containing protein; the encoded protein is MMSTVTLTSLPGSAEIYPKAVGAMLPVVGKPARVEPDAVVPDTVYRIENVQVDRGRLAQYCHATGLPYGDQLPLTYLFVLQFPLAMTSMVDPKFPFGAVGSVHVENTIERFREIGVDESLTIETHAENLREHRKGMLIDMVSEFFVGTERVAVQTSTFLKQQRTSLSGEERGPAPKEAVPAPPSRLISVDLGLIRKYAEASGDRNPIHMADLSAKAFGFSGAIAHGMWSAATALANIEAKLPGSVSYSVKFGKPIMLPAKVNEYVNQKDGNEGFDVSILNRRKGYPHLTATVRPLG
- a CDS encoding TetR/AcrR family transcriptional regulator, with translation MASGTKRLPRAVREQQMLDAAIAVFAEHGFSDSSMDAIAAKAGISKPMLYLYYGSKDELFSACMSRESGRFMDAMSAGFDPDMRQRDQARTLVREFLRYVHEHSQSWRVLYRVAAGATGFTHIVEDARRSITEMVTDLIRRGTTVDSAGDIDFELTAVAIVGAGEAVADRISAGDVDLETATELLLGITWRGLRGVGSAIPPE